DNA from Diaphorobacter limosus:
GCGCGCGGCCTGCTCCTTGAGCTGGAATTCGGTGATGCGCGCGCGCAGCGGGTCGAGCTGGCGCTCGTGCTGCATGCGCCGCTCGTCGCTGGCACGCAGCCGGGCCGTGAGCTCGTCGTACTGGCTGCGCTGGGCACCGAGCAGCCTCTCGCGCTCCAGCTTCAGCTCCAGCGCCTGCTGCAGCCCGCCCTGGGCCGCCGCGTCGGACAGGCGTGCCAGCTCGTCCTGTGCGCGCTGGCGCTCGTCGTGCAGCGTGCGCGCCTGCGTGGCGGCCGTGTCCATGGTGCGGGCCAGCTCGGCACGCCGCGCCAGCAGGCTGCGGTGGGAGAACTGCGCCTCCTGCACGCGCCGCTCCAGGCTGCGCTGTTGCTCGCGGCATTCGTTCAATCGGCGCTCGGCCTCGATCACGCGGTCGCCCAGCTGCGCATGGCGCTCCTGGCTGTCGGCCAGCTGCATGTCCAGCTCCTCGAAGCGCGCCTCGGACTGCACGCGGCGCTCCTGCAGATCGGACAGCTGCGCCTCGACCTCTGCCAGGTCGGCGCTGATCTGCGCGCCGCGCGCGCGCGCCTGCTCGGCCAGCTGGGTCAGTTGCAGCGTCTGCACCTGCAGCTCGTGCGCGCGGCCCTGGGCCTCGCTGGCCTCGCGGCGCGCGGCCACCAGGCGCTGGGATGCGTCGGCATAGGCGGCCTCGGCCCGCACCAGGGCGGTGCGCGCCTCTTCGGCAATCAGCTGCTGGGCGCGCAGCTCCTTTTCCAGGTGCTCGATTTCCTGGGCGCGCGCCAGCAGGCCGGACTGTTCGGAGTCCTGGGCAAAGAAGCTCAGGCTGTGCGCCGCTACAGCATGGCCCGCGGCCACATAGATGGCCTGGCCCGGCTGCAGCTGCGCGCGGCGGTCCAGCGCCTCGTCCAGGGTCTGCGCCGTAAAGCAGCCATGCAGCCAGTCCACCAGCACGGCACGCAGGCCGCTGTTGTCCACGCGCAGCAGGTCGGACAGGCGCGGCTGCGTGGCGGTGGGCTCGGGTTGCGGGGTGGCTGGGGCGCTGTAGAAGGCCAGGCGCGCGGGCGGGGCATCAGCGCCGCCGGCACCCAGAAAGCCGCGCACCATGTCCAGCCGCCCCACGGGCAAGGCCGCCAGGCGCTCGCGCAGCGCGGCTTCCAGGGCGTTCTCCCAGCCGGGCTCGATGTGGATGCGGCTCCACAGACCCTGCAGGCCATCCAGCCCATGCCTGGCCAGCCAGGGCTGCAGCTTGCCATCGACCTTCAGCTTTTCCTGCAGCGCCTTGAGAGCCTCCAGGCGTGCCGACAGGTCGGCCTGGCGCGCGGCCTCGTGGTTCACGGTCTGCTGGCGCTGGCGCCGCTCTTCGTCAAGCTGGGGCACGCTGTCCTGCAGCTCCTCCTGGCGCGCGGCGGTCAGTTCGGCGCCCTCCTCGGCCTCTTGTAGTTGCTGGCGCAGGTTCGCCAGGCGCGCCTCGTCGGGCGCGGCCAGGGCGTTCCTGTCGCTGCGCAGGCGTTCATGGCGCACGTCCAACTGGCGGCTTTGCTCGCCCAGGCTGCGCTGCTCGGCGGCCAGCACCTGGATTTGCTGCTGTATCTGCACCACGGCGCTGCGCTGCTGTTCGCTGCGCTGCTGGGCCTGGCGCAGGGCGTCTTCCAGATCCGGCAGCTGCATGGCCTGTTCTTCGACCTGGGCTGCCAGCAGCTCGGCCTGTTCCTCGGCGTTCTCGCCCGCGCCGGCCAGGTGCTCGGCCTCGGCCTCGGCCTCTTCCTTGCGCGCCGACCATTGCTGGATCTGCTCGGCCAACTGCAGCAGGCGCTGCTCCACGCGCTGGCGGCCCTCGACCACGTAGCGGATCTCGGCCTCCAGCTTGCCGACCTCGGCCGTGGCCTCGTACAGCCGGCCCTGGGCCTGGTTGACCTGGTCGCCGGCCTCGTAATGCGCCTGGCGTATGGATTCGAGGTCGGCCTCCACATGGCGCAGGTCGGCCATGCGCGATTCGAGGTCGTTCACGGCCTGCAGACCCTCGGTGCGCACGCGCGCCATCTCGGCTTCAGCGTCGGCGCGCTTCAGGAACCACAGCTGGTGCTGTTTGAGCGTCACGTCGGCCTGCAGCGCGTTGTAGCGCGCCGCCACCTCGGCCTGCTTCTCCAGCTTTTCGAGGTTGGCGTTCAGCTCGCGCAGGATGTCTTCGACGCGTGTCAGGTTCTCGCGCGTGTCGGCCAGGCGGTTCTCGGTCTCGCGCCGGCGTTCCTTGTACTTGGACACGCCCGCGGCCTCTTCGAGGAACAGGCGCAGCTCCTCGGGCCGGCTTTCGATGATGCGGCTGATCGTGCCCTGGCCGATGATGGCGTAGGCGCGCGGCCCCAGGCCCGTGCCCAGGAACACGTCCTGCACGTCGCGCCGGCGCACCGGCTGGTTGTTGATGTAGTAGCTGCTGGTGCCGTCGCGCGTGAGCACGCGCTTGACGGCGATCTCGGTGAACTGGTTCCACTGCCCGCCGGCGCGGTGGTCGTGGTTGTCGAAGACCAGCTCCACGCTGGAGCGGCTGGCGGGCTTGCGGCTCGTGGTGCCGTTGAAGATCACGTCCTGCATGGACTCGCCGCGCAGCTCGCTGGCCTTGGACTCGCCCAGTACCCAGCGCACCGCGTCCATGATGTTGGACTTGCCGCAGCCGTTGGGGCCCACCACGCCCACGAGCTGGCCCGGCAACTGGAAGTGGGTGGGCTCGGCAAACGACTTGAAGCCAGCGAGTTTGATGGAATTGAGACGCACGAATTACCTGTAACACCGCGCCGCTGGCGGGCCCGGCGGTTTAAAGCATGAATGTTACCTGAGGCAGCTGGCAGGCCCTGTCCAGTGCAGGCGCGGGTGGGCATCGTCTATCCGCTGCGGCGCTCACTCTCCATGACTGTCGATTTTTTTTACATATCACCGACGTTTTTGTGCCGAGTTAATACCCACTAATTCCAATTGCAGCGACATCCCTACTTGGCATAAAAAATGCGTGCTTTTTCTGCGCATATCACTAAACATCCCCCTTCGGAGGAATTCCCCATGAAACTCAAGACAGTCCTGCGCGCCTTGGTCTTGTGCTGTGGCTTGGCGGGCATGGCCAGCAGCCATGCCGCGGCAATGTTGTTCGATCATGTGAACGAAAAGAATTCGATCCTGTTTTCCACGACCCAAGATGGCGCCACGTTGTCTGTCACGGTGGACTTCACCCTCACTGCGTGGACGGCTACCAGCGCCACCTTTGCTGTGCATGTCGCGAACGACTCGTCTGGTCCGGGCAAAAACACGCTTACTTCGATCGGCATCGACATAGTCAGCCCCTCAATCACGAAGGCTACGGCCACCGGTGATTGGAAGGGCACCAAGCTCAACACGACGCTCCCCGGTTTCCAGAACGTGGATCTGTGCCTTTATGCCGGCAACAACTGTTCCGGCGGCGGCAACGCGGGTCTCGGTCAATTGAAAGCCGCCGACTTTGTCCTGACCCTGACGACCGCCGGCAACTTTCTGACAAATGGCATCACATTCGAAAACCCTTTTGACGCGAAGTTTCAAAGCGTTGGCAACGGCGGCGGCTCGCATGAATTCGCGGGCTGCATTTCGGGCACACTCAACTGCGGAGGCACGACGAAGCAGGTGCCAGAACCTGCCTCGATCACCCTGGTGGGCCTGGGCCTGCTCGGCGCCGCGCTGGCCCGCCGTCGCAAGCCGGTTTGAGCACCCAGAACTCTAAGCAGTTCTGTCGTCCTCAAAAAGCGCTCATCGAGCGCTTTTGTTTTTTTAGCAAAAATGTCCTGAAACGCCTGTACAACAATGGCATGCAGCTATCAATTATGCATCCGTGACTGCCGTCAGCCGCGCGGCGCAAAGGCAATGATGGCCATGCCGCACAGCGTGACGGCCACGCCCAGCCAGTCCCAGGGGCCGGGGCGTATGCCATCCACCGCCCACAGCCAGGCCAATGCCACGGCCACATAGACGCCGCCGTAGGCCGCATACACACGCCCGGCGGCGGCCGGGTGCAACGTCAGCAGCCAGGCAAACAGGGCCAGGCTGGCGGCGGCCGGCAGCAGCAGCCAGGCGCTGCGCCCCTGGCGCAGCCACAGCCAGGGCAGATAGCAGCCGAGGATCTCGGCCAGCGCCGTGGCCAGGAACAGGGCCAGGGTGGTGACTACCTGCATGACGGGACTGCGCAGGCTTCTGCGCTGGCGGCACTATGGGACATGGGGGCCGACGGCGGCTGCATGTGCCAGCACCAGGTCCTCGAATGCCAGACCCGGCACCGGGCGGCTGAGCAAGTAACCCTGCCAGGCATGACAGCCTGCGCGCTCCAGGAACAGGCGCTGCGCCTCGGTCTCCACCCCTTCGGCCGTCACCTGCAGGCCCAGGCTGGTGCCCAGGGCGACGATGGTGCGGGCGATGGCTGCGTCGTTGGGGTCGGTGAGCACGTCGCGCACAAAGCTCTGGTCGATCTTCAGCTCGTGCAGCGGCAGGCGCTTCAGGTAGGCCAGCGATGAATAGCCGGTGCCAAAGTCGTCCAGCGAAAAGCCCACGCCATAGCCGCGCAGCTGCACCATCTTGGCAATGGTGTCCTCCACGTCCTGCAGCAGCAGGCCCTCGGTGAGCTCCAGGCGCAGGCGCCGCGCATCGGCGCCGGCGCCGGCCAATGCCTCCAGCACCTGGGGTACGAAGCCGGCCTCGTAGAACTGGCGCGGGCTGACGTTCACCGCCACCGTCAGCTGGCCCAGCACTGGGTGCTCCTGCCAGTGCGCCAGCCGCTCGCAGGCCGTGCGCAACACCCATTGGCCCAGGCGCAGGATCAGGCCGCATTGCTCGGCCAGCGGAATGAATTCGGCCGGGGACACGTAGCCCTTGACAGGGTGGCGCCAGCGCAGCAGCGCCTCGGCGCCCGTGATCTGGCCGCGCACCATCTTCGGCTGGTAGAACAGTTCGAACTGGCCACTGTCCAGCCCGGCGCGCATGTCGGCCTCCAGCGCCACGCGCTCGGCCATCTGGGCCTGCATCTGCGGGTCGAAGAAGCGCAGTGCGTCGCGCCCGGCCGCCTTGGCCTCGTACATGGCCATGTCGCTGCGCTTGAGCAGTTCATCGGCCGACTCGCGCTGGCCCTGGAAGACGGCGATGCCCACGCTCAGCGTGGAGTGGCGCGGCTCGCCGCCATCGATCACGAAAGGCGCGCGCATGGCCTGCAGCATCTTCTGCGCGGCCTCCTCGGCCCTGGCTGCGGCCTCCGCCGGCGTGGCGCCCAGATCCTTGAGCACCACCACGAACTCGTCGCCGCCATGGCGCGCCAGCGTGTCGTCGTCCGGCACACAGGCGCGCAGGCGCTCGGCCACGGCCTGCAGCAGTCGGTCGCCCATGTCGTGGCCCAGGGTCTCGTTGATCTGCTTGAAGTTGTCCAGGTCCAGCATCAACAGCGCGCCGCACCATTGGTGCCGCGCGCTGATGGCCAGCGCCTGCTGCAGGCGGTCAAGCAGCAGGCGCCGGTTGGGCAGGCCGGTCAGCGGGTCGTTGTAGGCCAGATAGCGCACCTCCTGCTCGGCCCGGCGGCGCTGGCTCAAATCCACCATGGTGACGATGTGGCTGTCCTCCAGCATCATGCCGGACAGCTCGACGATGTGCTGCACGCCGGACTTGGCGGTGATCACGCATTCCAGCGGCGCGATGGCGGCGCCGCCATCCACTGCGGCCCGGCGCGCCGCTGCGCAGGCGGCCTGCCAGGAGCGCCGCACCTGCTCGCGCTGCGCGGCGTCGGGGATGGTCAGGCTCCACAGACTGTCCACATCGGGCGCTTCGTCGGCGCCATAGCCGCAGATCTGCACATGGCTGGCATTGCGGAACACGATGCGCTCGTCCTGCACCAGGTTCACGCCCACGGGCATGTGGTTCAGGATGCCGAGCAAGCGCTGCTCGCTGCCGCGCAGGGCCTGCTCCATGCGCTTGCGCTCGCTGATGTCCTGCACCACGGCCAGGTGGTAGCCAGTGCCATCGGCCAGGCGCAGGCGTGACACCGACAGCTCGGCCCATACGACGCCACCATCCTTGCGCCGGTAGCGCTTCTCCATCCGGAAGTCGCGCAGCTCGCCGGCGCGCAGGCGCGCCATTTGCGCCAGATCGTCCTGCAGATCCTCGGCCACGGTGATGTCCTGGAAGCGCAGCTGCTGCAGCTCCTGCTCGGTATAGCCCAGCAGGTCGCAAAACTTCTGGTTCATGCGCACCAGCCTGTCGCTGTCCAGATCCACCTGCACAAAGCCCACGGCGGCCTGATGGAACACGGCGCTGAAGCGTGCCTCGCTCTCGCTTAAAGCGGTGCCGGCCTGCCGCACATCGCTGAGCGCGCGCGCGCGGCGCAGCACCAGCATGCTGACGGAGACTGTGAGCAACGCCGTGACCAGCAGCCCCCCCAGGGCCAGCAGGCCCGGCAGCCGCTGCTCCTGGCTCGACAGAAAGCTCGCCGTCGGCTGTAGCTGCAGCAACCAGCGCCGCCCGCCCACCAGCACCTCCTCGGTGCGCTGCATGCCGTCAACAGCGGACGCGTCCATGGATGGGGATTGGTACAGCCGCTCGGCGGCCGCCGGCGACACGCCACCGGCCAGGCCGATGTCGGACAGGGTCACCGACAGGTTGTGCATCTGCCCCTGATTGCGCATTGCGTGGATGGCAGTCTCGATATGCACGCTGACACCGACGGCCCCCAGAATACGCCGAGCCTGGCCATCACCCGGCGCTGGACCGGCAAACACCGGCAGGCGGAGCATGATGCCGGTTCGGTCTCCGTCGGAACCTGCCAATTGAAATGGCGCCGACGCGGTCAATCCAGCGCTGTCGCGGGCGCGCAGCAAGGCCTCCAGTGCCTCCGGCACGGAATGGATTTCCAGCCCCAGAATGCCTGCGTTGCCAGCCCGTGGCCAGAGAAACTCCACCACGTAATACTCCGGACGCTCCTGCGCCGGCCGAATCGCAAAGTCCGTCGGCAGGCTGCCGTCCAGATGGGCGTCGCCTCGGGCCCGCGTCTCGAAGGCGCGGCGCTCATCCCCGGCAACATGGCGGGTGAAGTTGATGTTCTTCACCCCAGGGTGGCTGCTGGCCAACGCAAGGTCACTGGCCACGCGCTCGAACTCGCTGCGCCGCAGCTCCGGGTTGACGGTCAGCAGGCCGCGCATGCCCTGCAGCAATTCGGCATGCGATTCCATGCGCCGCTGCAGCGCATCGGCAAACAACCGTGTCTCCTGGGCAAAGCGCGCCTGCGCGATGGACTGCATGGACGCGGTCTGCTGCAACCACAACGCATAGCTGGCCGCGCAGCCTGCCAGCGCCAGCGCCAGGCCTGGCAGCCAGTGCCCGAGCAGTCGGCGTCGCGCGGCGAGTATGAACATGGTGGGTGGGACAACAATGGCGGTACAGGGTTGCACCTGTGCCGCACAGAATAGCGGCAATTGCAGCGTCGCCTTACAAACCGTAGCAAGCCAACTGGCCGATCAGACCATCGGTGTCACCACTCCCGTGCAGACAGGTCTTGCCCTCAGGACGGCACCGACACCACGGTCGCACCCTCTGGCTGGCGCCGCAGCATGAACCGGTAGGCGACGCCCAGCAGCACAAACCACAGCGGCGTGACCACCAGCGCCTGGCGCGTATCCGTCTCCAGGGACAGCAGCACCAGGATGCCGGCAAAGAACGCCAGGCAGGCCCAGCACATGGCCACACCGCCGGGCATCTTGTATTTGGACGCGGCATGCAGCGCGGGGCGCTGGCGCCGGTAGGCGATATAGGACAGCAGGATCAGCGACCACACGAACATGAACAAAATGGCCGACACCGTGGTGACCAGCGTGAAGGCCTGGACCAGATCGGGAACGACCCACATCAAGAACGCCCCCAACAGCAGGCAGCCGCAGGAAAACAGCAGGCCGCGCGAGGGCACGCTGGCGCGCGAGAGCTGGTAGAACGCGCGCGGCGCATCGCCCTTGAGCGCCAGCCCGTACAGCATGCGGCTGGTGGAAAACACCCCGCCGTTGGCCGACGAAGCGGCCGAGGTCAGCACCACGAAGTTGATCACCCCGGCGGCGGCCGGCAGGCCGGCCAGCACGAACAGCTCGACAAACGGGCTCTTGCCCGGCACCACGTCGCGCCAGGGTGTCACGGCCATGATGGCAATCAGCGCGCAGACGTAGAAGATGATGATGCGCACCGGTATCGAGTTGATGGCGCGCGGCAGCGTGCGCTCGGGATCCTGCGCCTCGGCCGCCGTGGTGCCCACCAGCTCTATGCCCACGAAGGCGAACACCGCGATCTGGAAACCGGCAAAAAAGCCCATGGCCCCATGCGGAAACAAGCCGCCGTCATTCCACAGGTTGGACAGGCTGGCTGCGCGGCCTGCGGGTGAGACGAAGCCGCCGGCGACCATGGCCACGCCCGTGCCCACCAGCGTGACAATGGCCACGATCTTGATCATGGCGAACCAGAACTCGATCTCGCCAAAGAGCCGCACCGTGAGCAGGTTCAGGCCCAGCAGCAGGCCCACGCAGGCCAGCGCCGGCGCCCATTGCGGCAGGTCAGGAAACCAGAACTGCGCATAGGCCGATATCGCGATCACATCGGCAATGCCGGTCACGATCCAGCAGAACCAATAGGTCCAGCCGGTGAAGAACCCCGCCCAGGGGCCGAGCAGGTCGGAGGCAAAGTCTATG
Protein-coding regions in this window:
- the smc gene encoding chromosome segregation protein SMC, encoding MRLNSIKLAGFKSFAEPTHFQLPGQLVGVVGPNGCGKSNIMDAVRWVLGESKASELRGESMQDVIFNGTTSRKPASRSSVELVFDNHDHRAGGQWNQFTEIAVKRVLTRDGTSSYYINNQPVRRRDVQDVFLGTGLGPRAYAIIGQGTISRIIESRPEELRLFLEEAAGVSKYKERRRETENRLADTRENLTRVEDILRELNANLEKLEKQAEVAARYNALQADVTLKQHQLWFLKRADAEAEMARVRTEGLQAVNDLESRMADLRHVEADLESIRQAHYEAGDQVNQAQGRLYEATAEVGKLEAEIRYVVEGRQRVEQRLLQLAEQIQQWSARKEEAEAEAEHLAGAGENAEEQAELLAAQVEEQAMQLPDLEDALRQAQQRSEQQRSAVVQIQQQIQVLAAEQRSLGEQSRQLDVRHERLRSDRNALAAPDEARLANLRQQLQEAEEGAELTAARQEELQDSVPQLDEERRQRQQTVNHEAARQADLSARLEALKALQEKLKVDGKLQPWLARHGLDGLQGLWSRIHIEPGWENALEAALRERLAALPVGRLDMVRGFLGAGGADAPPARLAFYSAPATPQPEPTATQPRLSDLLRVDNSGLRAVLVDWLHGCFTAQTLDEALDRRAQLQPGQAIYVAAGHAVAAHSLSFFAQDSEQSGLLARAQEIEHLEKELRAQQLIAEEARTALVRAEAAYADASQRLVAARREASEAQGRAHELQVQTLQLTQLAEQARARGAQISADLAEVEAQLSDLQERRVQSEARFEELDMQLADSQERHAQLGDRVIEAERRLNECREQQRSLERRVQEAQFSHRSLLARRAELARTMDTAATQARTLHDERQRAQDELARLSDAAAQGGLQQALELKLERERLLGAQRSQYDELTARLRASDERRMQHERQLDPLRARITEFQLKEQAARLGLEQYSSLLQDAQADLQAVALSIEEGGVRAAGLQGEIDRLQREITALGAVNLAALEELTLARERKGFLDAQTEDLTLAMTTLEDAIKKIDGETRSLLQGTFDAVNGHFGRMFPELFGGGQARLIMTGDEILDSGVQVMAQPPGKKNQTIHLLSGGEKALTAIALVFAIFQLNPAPFCLLDEVDAPLDDANTERYAKLVSAMSRGTQFLFISHNKIAMEMAEQLIGVTMQEQGVSRIVAVDMQSALSMAEA
- a CDS encoding cistern family PEP-CTERM protein translates to MKLKTVLRALVLCCGLAGMASSHAAAMLFDHVNEKNSILFSTTQDGATLSVTVDFTLTAWTATSATFAVHVANDSSGPGKNTLTSIGIDIVSPSITKATATGDWKGTKLNTTLPGFQNVDLCLYAGNNCSGGGNAGLGQLKAADFVLTLTTAGNFLTNGITFENPFDAKFQSVGNGGGSHEFAGCISGTLNCGGTTKQVPEPASITLVGLGLLGAALARRRKPV
- a CDS encoding YnfA family protein, producing MQVVTTLALFLATALAEILGCYLPWLWLRQGRSAWLLLPAAASLALFAWLLTLHPAAAGRVYAAYGGVYVAVALAWLWAVDGIRPGPWDWLGVAVTLCGMAIIAFAPRG
- a CDS encoding bifunctional diguanylate cyclase/phosphodiesterase; the protein is MFILAARRRLLGHWLPGLALALAGCAASYALWLQQTASMQSIAQARFAQETRLFADALQRRMESHAELLQGMRGLLTVNPELRRSEFERVASDLALASSHPGVKNINFTRHVAGDERRAFETRARGDAHLDGSLPTDFAIRPAQERPEYYVVEFLWPRAGNAGILGLEIHSVPEALEALLRARDSAGLTASAPFQLAGSDGDRTGIMLRLPVFAGPAPGDGQARRILGAVGVSVHIETAIHAMRNQGQMHNLSVTLSDIGLAGGVSPAAAERLYQSPSMDASAVDGMQRTEEVLVGGRRWLLQLQPTASFLSSQEQRLPGLLALGGLLVTALLTVSVSMLVLRRARALSDVRQAGTALSESEARFSAVFHQAAVGFVQVDLDSDRLVRMNQKFCDLLGYTEQELQQLRFQDITVAEDLQDDLAQMARLRAGELRDFRMEKRYRRKDGGVVWAELSVSRLRLADGTGYHLAVVQDISERKRMEQALRGSEQRLLGILNHMPVGVNLVQDERIVFRNASHVQICGYGADEAPDVDSLWSLTIPDAAQREQVRRSWQAACAAARRAAVDGGAAIAPLECVITAKSGVQHIVELSGMMLEDSHIVTMVDLSQRRRAEQEVRYLAYNDPLTGLPNRRLLLDRLQQALAISARHQWCGALLMLDLDNFKQINETLGHDMGDRLLQAVAERLRACVPDDDTLARHGGDEFVVVLKDLGATPAEAAARAEEAAQKMLQAMRAPFVIDGGEPRHSTLSVGIAVFQGQRESADELLKRSDMAMYEAKAAGRDALRFFDPQMQAQMAERVALEADMRAGLDSGQFELFYQPKMVRGQITGAEALLRWRHPVKGYVSPAEFIPLAEQCGLILRLGQWVLRTACERLAHWQEHPVLGQLTVAVNVSPRQFYEAGFVPQVLEALAGAGADARRLRLELTEGLLLQDVEDTIAKMVQLRGYGVGFSLDDFGTGYSSLAYLKRLPLHELKIDQSFVRDVLTDPNDAAIARTIVALGTSLGLQVTAEGVETEAQRLFLERAGCHAWQGYLLSRPVPGLAFEDLVLAHAAAVGPHVP
- the cycA gene encoding D-serine/D-alanine/glycine transporter, with product MTFKDAASGQGEQGQHDLQRHLTNRHIQLIAIGGAIGTGLFMGSGKTISLAGPSIVLVYAIIGAMVFFVMRAMGELLLSNLRYKSFIDFASDLLGPWAGFFTGWTYWFCWIVTGIADVIAISAYAQFWFPDLPQWAPALACVGLLLGLNLLTVRLFGEIEFWFAMIKIVAIVTLVGTGVAMVAGGFVSPAGRAASLSNLWNDGGLFPHGAMGFFAGFQIAVFAFVGIELVGTTAAEAQDPERTLPRAINSIPVRIIIFYVCALIAIMAVTPWRDVVPGKSPFVELFVLAGLPAAAGVINFVVLTSAASSANGGVFSTSRMLYGLALKGDAPRAFYQLSRASVPSRGLLFSCGCLLLGAFLMWVVPDLVQAFTLVTTVSAILFMFVWSLILLSYIAYRRQRPALHAASKYKMPGGVAMCWACLAFFAGILVLLSLETDTRQALVVTPLWFVLLGVAYRFMLRRQPEGATVVSVPS